A single genomic interval of Cyprinus carpio isolate SPL01 chromosome B24, ASM1834038v1, whole genome shotgun sequence harbors:
- the lyrm1 gene encoding LYR motif containing protein 1 translates to MSRSDVLSLYRRVLRIARSWTAQSALPHDTDTERKYIAQEARTLFRQNQQITDPESIKRCTEECEARIEIGLHYRNPYPRPTYLPPMGLATQKGRKLRAQQRLRKQAKPVYLHSHDET, encoded by the exons ATGTCTCGTTCAGATGTGCTGTCTCTCTACAGGAGGGTCCTGCGCATCGCACGCAGCTGGACGGCACAATCTGCTCTTCCACACGACACTGACACCGAGAGGAAATATATCGCTCAGGAGGCTCGAACCCTCTTCAGACAGAACCAGCAG ATAACAGACCCAGAATCAATCAAGAGATGCACTGAAGAGTGTGAAGCTCGGATAGAGATAG GACTGCATTATAGGAACCCCTATCCTAGACCA ACGTATCTTCCTCCGATGGGTCTGGCCACTCAGAAAGGCAGAAAGCTGCGAGCTCAGCAGAGACTGAGGAAACAAGCCAAGCCGGTGTACCTGCACTCTCACGATGAGACctga
- the dcun1d3 gene encoding DCN1-like protein 3 → MGQCVTKCKNPTSSLGSKSGEKDAGKSHGKKGGAHKEEVAKSSTDVIFNGTKVSEVTVEGTTAPAVSADVRREQSAQDGEGVSLARIDELFLCYKDEHEDAILEEGMERFCNDLCVDPAEFKVLVLAWKFQAATMCKFTRREFVDGCKAIQADSIPGICSRFSVLLEESRGEESFKDLYRFTFQFGLDAEQGQRSLQRSIAIALWRLVFTLDTPPLLEHWLDFLSENPCGVRGISRDTWNMFLNFTQSIGQDLSNYSEDEAWPSLFDSFVEWETERRRREQSDSEAASVWPGS, encoded by the exons atgGGGCAGTGTGTGACTAAATGTAAAAACCCCACATCCTCTCTGGGCAGTAAAAGTGGCGAAAAGGATGCTGGGAAATCGCATGGTAAAAAAGGCGGCGCGCACAAGGAGGAAGTGGCCAAGTCTTCCACTGACGTCATATTCAACGGCACCAAAGTGTCCGAGGTGACGGTGGAGGGCACCACGGCTCCGGCCGTCTCCGCAGACGTGCGGCGGGAGCAGAGCGCACAGGACGGTGAAGGAGTGTCGCTCGCTCGGATCGACGAGCTGTTCTTGTGTTATAAGGACGAGCACGAAGATGCCATCCTGGAGGAGGGGATGGAGCGCTTCTGCAACGATCTGTGCGTCGATCCGGCCGAGTTCAAAGTGCTGGTGCTGGCCTGGAAGTTCCAGGCTGCTACCATGTGCAAGTTTACAAG gAGGGAGTTTGTGGACGGCTGTAAGGCGATCCAGGCCGACAGTATCCCAGGGATCTGCTCCCGGTTCTCCGTGCTGCTAGAGGAGTCCCGTGGAGAAGAGAGTTTCAAAGATCTGTACCGCTTCACCTTCCAGTTCGGGCTGGACGCCGAGCAGGGCCAGCGCTCTCTGCAGCGCTCCATCGCCATCGCGCTGTGGCGGCTCGTCTTCACGCTGGACACGCCGCCGCTGCTGGAGCACTGGCTGGACTTCCTGTCGGAGAATCCGTGCGGCGTGCGCGGCATCTCCCGCGACACCTGGAACATGTTTCTGAACTTCACGCAGAGCATCGGCCAGGACCTCAGCAACTACAGCGAGGACGAGGCCTGGCCCAGCCTCTTCGACTCCTTCGTGGAGTGGGAGACGGAGCGGCGGCGGAGAGAACAGTCGGACTCTGAGGCCGCGTCCGTGTGGCCGGGATCTTGA